From the Nostoc sp. PCC 7107 genome, the window CCTCACAATACCCAAAATCATTCATGGGTGTGTTATGAGGAAATAAATTAAATGCTAATGGGTAGGGTAATACTTCCGCTACTGGTTCCTGTCCTTGAAGAATAGCAGCAGCTTGAGTTTTGACTTCTGCCATTGCTTTGGCACCAGCACCACTAGCTGATTGGTATGTGGCAGCAATAATTCGTTGGATTGGTTTTACTTGATGCAATGGCCAAATTGCCACTGCCAGCAAAATTGTCGTGCAGTTGGGATTGGCGATAATACCTTGATGAGAGGCTGCGGCTTGGGGGTTAACTTCTGGTACAACTAACGGAACTTCTGGATTCATCCGAAAAGCACTGGAGTTATCGATAACCACTGCTCCTTTTGCTACTGCCACCGGAGCCCATTTTTTTGATGTGGAACCGCCAGCGCTGGCCAATACCAAATCTACATTTTCTAAAGCGCGATCGCTAACTGGTTCTACTACTAAATTCTCTCCTTTAAATTTAAGAGATCGCCCTACACTGCGCTCAGATGCCAGTAATTTTAATTCCGAAATCGGAAAATTTCGCCTTTCTAATAATTCCAGCAACTCTGTTCCGACAGCACCAGTCGCACCCAAAATAGCTACACGATATGTATTAGACAAATGAACTCCTCCTTATAATTTAAGAGGTAATGAGTAATGTTTTGAAATTGGAATTTTATGCAAATAGCAGTAGCAGATTTTGAATATTCTTTTGATTTTATTCCAACTTTTTAATCACAGTAGGTTAATTTTTGAGTTACATATCTTAATAAATAATTTAGCAATTACAATTTCTTATAATTATTCAGTAAGTTTTCTACCAATTAAAAAAGTATATATTATTGTACAACAAATTACTGCTCAGAGAAAAACGTTCAGCAACTGCTGCTCAAACATTATTGATGATGAAACAATTATTTTGCCCAAAAGCTTGACTTGGACTTAGGCAGGTAATCAATGTACTATGATCCGAGATAGCATCAAGCCAGGACATTAAACCACCGAGCTATGCGGTAAGCATTATAGTTAAACTTGGACTTGTCAGGCAAGAGACCTCGCAAATAATAAGGGTGTATAGATAAATTTATTGTGGTAAAGTGCCAAGTCTTTGGCCATTGGCAGTAAACTGGATCTCTACTGAAGGCACCTGCCATTTCCACCTAGAGATATCAAACCACATAAGCGTTCAATAGTCGCTTGTGTGTACTTGGAGTTAAAAATACCAAATAGAGACGAAGCATGAAAGTTACCCAGGAGAAACTTCCCGCCAGCCAGATAGGGCTGGAAATAGAGATTGCACCAGAAATCACTCAGCAAACTTACGATCAAGTTATTAAAAACTTATCCAGTACTGCAAATATTCCTGGGTTTCGTAAAGGTAAAGTGCCTCGGCAAATATTGCTTCAGCGCTTAGGCATAACTCGCATTAAGGCAGCAGCCCTAGAAGAATTAATTCAAAATGGTATAGAGCAAGCAGTCAAACAAGAAGATATCCAAGCAATTGGTCAGCCGCAATTGCGTTCTTCGTTTGAGGACTTGATCAGTAATTATGAACCGGGGAAACCCTTTACTTTCTCAGCTGCTGTTGATGTCGAACCAGAAATAAATCTCACCCAATACACTGGTTTACAAGCCCAAGCGGAGGAAGTTAAATACGACCCAACACAGGTAGATAGCGTTTTGGAAAAAGAACGCCAACAAATGGCAACTTTGATTCCTGTGGAAGGAAGAGCAGCCCAAATTGGTGATGTTGCTGTTGTAGATTTTAAAGGTGTGATAGCCAAAGCTGAAGGCGAAGACCCTGATGCCGAACCAACACCAATTCCAGGTGGTGATGCTGCTGATTTTCAAGTGGAGTTAGAGGAAGATAAATTTATTCCAGGTTTTGTTACAGGCATAATAGGCATGAATCCTGGCGAAACCAAGGAAATTTCAGCCCAGTTTCCAGATCCTTACGTTAACCAAGAGTTGGCTGGCAAACCAGCAATTTTTACAGTTACTCTCAAAGAACTAAAGGAAAAAGAACTGCCAGAACTGGACGATGACTTTGCCCAAGAAGTCAGCGACTTTGAAACCTTAGAGGAACTGCGGAAGTCTCTAGAAGAACGCTATCAAAAAGAAGCTGACGACAAAACTAAAACCAACAAACAAGAAGCATTGTTGGCAGAATTACTCAAGTATGTAGAAATTGACTTGCCTGGAACCTTAGTTGACCAAGAAGTCGATGCTATGCTGACACAAACAGCCATGCGCCTATCGCAGCAGGGCTTGGATGTGAGAAAGCTGTTTACTCAAGATATTCTGCCACAATTGCGGGAGCGATCGCGCGGCGAGGCAATTGAACGCCTAAAACGTTCTCTAGCCTTACGAGAAATCGGCAAACGCGAGTCTCTCATTGTCACACCAGAAGAACTGCAAGCCAGAGTCACAGAACTTTTAGATCAGTATTCTGAGGAAGAGGTTGACGAAGATAAACTGAGTTCTATGGTGGAAAACGAACTGCTGAGTGAAAAAATTATCAATTGGCTTTTAGATAACTCATCAGTTGAGCTAGTACCAGAAGGAACCTTGAGCGCCAAGGAAGAAGAAGCAACTGCACCAGAGACTGAGGCAAGTAGCAGCGACTCTACGGCAGAATCAGAAGCAGAGGTTTAGGGGTATAAGGGTGCAGGGGTGTAGAGTTGCAAGAGTAATAGGAAACATATTACTCAGCAACGCCACTTGCGACAACGGAGCAAACCTCCCTTCAGGTTCACAGTCGCCTGCGGAGGGTTTCCCTCCAGCAGCGCTGATTCACCGCAAAGCAGTGGCTCCTCAGCACTTTCCTTCGGCAATCTCTACTTTTGCGCGATCGCCAGACATCTGTTCGTGGATTAAGCTAGGGTAGGAAGTGCCTTGTTTGAGTATGAACAATT encodes:
- a CDS encoding aspartate-semialdehyde dehydrogenase produces the protein MSNTYRVAILGATGAVGTELLELLERRNFPISELKLLASERSVGRSLKFKGENLVVEPVSDRALENVDLVLASAGGSTSKKWAPVAVAKGAVVIDNSSAFRMNPEVPLVVPEVNPQAAASHQGIIANPNCTTILLAVAIWPLHQVKPIQRIIAATYQSASGAGAKAMAEVKTQAAAILQGQEPVAEVLPYPLAFNLFPHNTPMNDFGYCEEEMKMVNETRKIFGTQEIRISATCVRVPVLRAHSEAINLEFASPFSPDTAREILSHSPGVKLVEDWRANHFPMPIEATGRDEVLVGRIRQDISHPCGLELWLCGDQIRKGAALNAVQIAELLVEKNLLKSAQAYISQ
- the tig gene encoding trigger factor; translated protein: MKVTQEKLPASQIGLEIEIAPEITQQTYDQVIKNLSSTANIPGFRKGKVPRQILLQRLGITRIKAAALEELIQNGIEQAVKQEDIQAIGQPQLRSSFEDLISNYEPGKPFTFSAAVDVEPEINLTQYTGLQAQAEEVKYDPTQVDSVLEKERQQMATLIPVEGRAAQIGDVAVVDFKGVIAKAEGEDPDAEPTPIPGGDAADFQVELEEDKFIPGFVTGIIGMNPGETKEISAQFPDPYVNQELAGKPAIFTVTLKELKEKELPELDDDFAQEVSDFETLEELRKSLEERYQKEADDKTKTNKQEALLAELLKYVEIDLPGTLVDQEVDAMLTQTAMRLSQQGLDVRKLFTQDILPQLRERSRGEAIERLKRSLALREIGKRESLIVTPEELQARVTELLDQYSEEEVDEDKLSSMVENELLSEKIINWLLDNSSVELVPEGTLSAKEEEATAPETEASSSDSTAESEAEV